A region from the Variovorax sp. RKNM96 genome encodes:
- a CDS encoding ABC transporter substrate-binding protein yields MNKRQLLQSFLAASALSFGLSPAQAQAPTPIKFQLDWRFEGPAALFLHPAAKGYFKAAGLDVTIDAGNGSGGTVTRVASGAYEMGFADLAALMEFHANNPDSPNKPVAVMMVYNNTPASVMALKKSGITKPADLAGKKLGAPVFDAGRRAFPIFAKANNIGAVNWTAMDPTLRETMLMRGDIDAITGFTFTSLLNLEARGAKTADVVVLPYPDYGVKLYGNVIIASPKLIKENPAAVKKFLSAFAKGAKEVIANPAMGIESVKARDGIIDSKLETRRLQLAIDTVINSADARAEGFGAVNAGRMSLMASQVSDAFNTKTRVSPDAVWTAALLPPAAELSGILRK; encoded by the coding sequence ATGAACAAGCGCCAACTGCTCCAGTCCTTCCTCGCCGCCTCGGCCCTCAGCTTCGGCCTTTCACCGGCCCAGGCGCAGGCCCCGACGCCGATCAAGTTCCAGCTCGACTGGCGCTTCGAAGGACCGGCGGCGCTCTTCCTGCATCCCGCCGCCAAGGGCTACTTCAAGGCTGCGGGCCTGGACGTGACCATCGACGCGGGCAACGGCTCCGGCGGCACGGTCACGCGCGTGGCTTCGGGCGCCTACGAGATGGGCTTTGCCGACCTCGCGGCGCTGATGGAATTTCACGCCAACAACCCCGACAGCCCGAACAAGCCGGTCGCGGTGATGATGGTCTACAACAACACGCCAGCCTCGGTCATGGCGCTCAAGAAGAGCGGCATCACCAAGCCCGCGGACCTCGCCGGCAAGAAGCTCGGCGCGCCCGTGTTCGACGCAGGCCGCCGCGCCTTCCCGATCTTCGCCAAGGCCAACAACATCGGCGCCGTGAACTGGACCGCCATGGACCCGACGCTGCGCGAGACCATGCTGATGCGCGGCGACATCGACGCCATCACCGGCTTCACCTTCACCTCGCTCCTGAACCTGGAAGCGCGCGGCGCCAAGACGGCCGACGTGGTGGTGCTGCCCTACCCCGACTACGGCGTGAAGCTCTACGGCAACGTGATCATCGCGTCGCCCAAGCTCATCAAGGAGAACCCGGCGGCGGTAAAGAAATTCCTCTCCGCCTTCGCCAAGGGCGCCAAGGAAGTCATCGCCAATCCGGCCATGGGCATCGAATCGGTGAAGGCGCGCGACGGCATCATCGACAGCAAGCTGGAAACCCGTCGCCTGCAGCTTGCCATCGACACCGTGATCAACAGCGCCGACGCGCGTGCCGAGGGCTTCGGCGCCGTCAATGCGGGCCGCATGTCGCTGATGGCCTCGCAGGTGTCCGACGCCTTCAACACCAAGACCCGCGTGAGCCCCGATGCCGTATGGACGGCCGCCCTGCTGCCGCCGGCCGCCGAACTCAGCGGAATCCTGCGCAAGTGA
- the tssI gene encoding type VI secretion system Vgr family protein, giving the protein MSAPSIAQARTLEVSSSAIPWVLGRPALEPVRLSGAEGLNSLFAYELLLKTPDALNLGASDAANFDLDSFIGQQITCNVQLDGAGQFLSGAIGASVHHVGAGIRQINALITDVAMWGEEGRHVQYKLTLRPWLHLATLTTDCKIYQNRIVVQILDELLGDYGFAVEKRLIESYPTRDYQTQYNESDFEFFSRLCQEWGISYFFEHCGDKHRLVLIDNMGAYKKNESAAYQEVDYHAPGWKVDAEYVHSFVPHHQLTSGRYASRDYDYTRPRADLSVDRSDPRATRQADGEVYQWHAGQGGSHYAQPKAGSADANDPQGEGRRLALLRMQGLRAHGARAQASGNLRGMVPGCSFQLRKHPREKANTEYLILDTCLLIEDVGQDSQIPDAVPGRKQRWKVEVDFTAHPMAEPLRPAFTQAKPFTRGPQSALVVGPAGQNIWTDELGRIKVQFPWDRIGRQNQHSTCWIRVSSPWAGNQLGGMQIPRIGQEVIVDFFGGDPDLPICTGRPYNQNNQPPWALPGQQALSGFRSRELTEEGGNSAAGRSNHIVLDDTAGQIQAQVKSDHQHSQLSLGHITRIEDNAGRKDARGEGFELRTDGWGAVRAEKGLLISTDGRSKAMGGLLSRDELVACLEQALAIARDLTKAAAKCEAGARETAPQQALSEAAQALGHGASNEANARGNAQGGQPVLALSGAAGIASVTPKDHIQYAGVNIDTVAGHNQQHYADQSILHTAGKDIGQFARTGDIHVIANEGKLIHQAQHNSVEITGEKAVTIQSTEDGITIKAKKNITLALDDGTYLRMGGGRVVWGMTGEYLVQTANYRINGPSTIGVDFPSFMRMDQAQQLKLHRMGDKADGLPSRDFSVVKASGGASNSQSGGDAISRLEEDKPFDIT; this is encoded by the coding sequence ATGTCCGCACCCAGCATTGCGCAAGCGCGCACGCTTGAAGTCAGCAGCAGCGCCATTCCGTGGGTCCTGGGCCGTCCGGCGTTGGAGCCGGTGCGCTTGTCGGGCGCCGAGGGCTTGAATTCGCTGTTCGCGTACGAGCTGCTGCTCAAGACGCCGGACGCCTTGAATCTCGGTGCCAGTGATGCAGCCAATTTCGATCTCGACAGCTTCATCGGCCAACAGATCACCTGCAATGTCCAACTCGACGGCGCGGGCCAGTTCCTTTCTGGTGCCATCGGCGCATCGGTCCATCACGTCGGCGCAGGAATCCGCCAGATCAATGCCTTGATCACCGATGTGGCCATGTGGGGCGAAGAAGGCCGCCACGTGCAATACAAGCTCACGCTGCGCCCCTGGCTGCACCTGGCCACACTCACCACCGACTGCAAGATCTACCAGAACAGGATCGTCGTCCAGATCCTCGATGAGCTGCTGGGTGACTACGGCTTTGCTGTGGAAAAGCGCCTGATCGAGAGCTACCCGACACGCGACTACCAGACCCAGTACAACGAGAGCGACTTCGAGTTCTTCAGCCGGTTGTGCCAGGAGTGGGGCATCAGCTACTTCTTCGAGCACTGCGGCGACAAGCACCGCCTCGTGCTCATCGACAACATGGGGGCGTACAAGAAGAACGAGAGCGCCGCGTATCAGGAGGTCGATTACCACGCGCCCGGGTGGAAGGTCGATGCCGAGTACGTCCACAGTTTCGTTCCGCACCACCAGCTCACGAGCGGGAGGTACGCCAGCCGCGACTACGACTACACCCGCCCGAGGGCCGACCTGAGCGTTGACCGAAGCGATCCGCGTGCGACCCGGCAGGCCGATGGCGAGGTCTATCAATGGCATGCAGGCCAAGGCGGCAGCCACTATGCACAGCCCAAGGCAGGCAGCGCCGATGCCAATGATCCTCAAGGCGAGGGGCGACGCCTGGCGCTGCTGCGCATGCAGGGCCTGCGCGCGCACGGTGCCCGTGCCCAGGCCAGCGGCAACCTGCGCGGCATGGTTCCGGGCTGCAGCTTCCAGCTGCGCAAGCATCCGCGCGAGAAGGCCAACACCGAATACCTGATCCTCGATACGTGCCTGCTGATCGAAGACGTCGGACAGGACAGCCAGATTCCCGATGCCGTACCCGGCCGCAAGCAGCGCTGGAAGGTGGAGGTCGATTTCACCGCACACCCGATGGCCGAGCCGCTGCGCCCGGCGTTCACACAGGCCAAGCCGTTCACGCGTGGTCCCCAGTCTGCATTGGTGGTTGGTCCTGCGGGGCAAAACATCTGGACCGACGAACTGGGTCGCATCAAGGTGCAATTTCCGTGGGACCGCATTGGCCGGCAGAACCAGCACAGCACCTGCTGGATCCGGGTTTCCAGTCCGTGGGCGGGCAACCAGTTGGGCGGCATGCAGATTCCGCGCATCGGACAGGAAGTGATCGTCGATTTCTTCGGGGGCGATCCAGACCTGCCCATCTGCACGGGGCGCCCCTACAACCAGAACAACCAGCCGCCATGGGCGTTGCCGGGGCAGCAGGCGCTCTCGGGTTTTCGAAGCCGCGAGTTGACCGAGGAAGGCGGCAACAGTGCAGCCGGACGCAGCAACCACATCGTGCTGGACGACACGGCTGGGCAGATCCAGGCGCAGGTCAAGAGTGACCATCAACACAGCCAGCTGAGCCTGGGGCATATCACGCGCATCGAGGACAACGCGGGGCGGAAGGACGCGCGCGGGGAAGGCTTTGAATTGCGCACCGATGGCTGGGGAGCCGTGCGCGCTGAAAAGGGCCTGCTCATCTCCACCGACGGGCGTTCCAAGGCCATGGGTGGCCTGCTCAGTCGCGACGAACTTGTAGCCTGCCTGGAGCAGGCACTGGCGATCGCCAGAGACCTGACCAAGGCGGCCGCGAAATGCGAAGCCGGCGCGCGCGAAACCGCACCCCAACAGGCCTTGAGCGAAGCCGCCCAAGCCCTCGGCCATGGCGCGAGCAACGAGGCCAACGCCCGCGGCAATGCACAAGGCGGCCAACCCGTGCTCGCTCTCAGTGGTGCGGCCGGCATTGCCAGCGTCACACCCAAGGATCACATCCAGTACGCCGGCGTGAACATCGACACCGTGGCGGGGCACAACCAGCAGCACTACGCAGATCAATCGATCCTGCATACCGCGGGAAAAGACATCGGGCAGTTCGCGCGCACCGGCGACATCCACGTCATCGCCAATGAGGGAAAGCTCATCCACCAGGCCCAGCACAACAGCGTGGAGATCACGGGTGAGAAGGCCGTCACGATCCAGTCCACGGAGGACGGCATCACCATCAAGGCGAAGAAGAACATCACCTTGGCCCTGGACGACGGCACCTACCTGCGCATGGGTGGCGGCCGCGTGGTCTGGGGCATGACGGGCGAGTACCTCGTGCAGACCGCCAACTACCGCATCAATGGGCCCAGCACCATCGGAGTCGACTTCCCCAGCTTCATGCGTATGGACCAGGCGCAGCAGCTCAAGCTGCACCGCATGGGAGACAAGGCCGACGGCTTGCCCAGCCGGGACTTCAGCGTCGTCAAGGCCAGCGGTGGCGCAAGCAATTCGCAATCCGGCGGAGATGCGATTTCCAGGCTCGAGGAGGACAAGCCGTTTGATATCACTTGA
- a CDS encoding ABC transporter ATP-binding protein, with protein sequence MAGAPSDAAAPFVDFQDVWLAYNEELLRENHFAVEAIDLKVKRGEFIAIVGPSGCGKSTFMKLTTGLKMPSMGKIRIDGAPVTGPLKISGMAFQAPSLLPWRTTVDNVLLPLEIVEPYRSNFKARRKEYVERARKLLQKVGLAGYEDKFPWQLSGGMQQRASICRALIHEPKMLLLDEPFGALDAFTREELWCILRDLWTEQQFNVILVTHDLRESVFLADTVYVMSKSPGRFVVKREIDLPRPRELELTYTKEFTDIVLELRGHIGAIRSKVVA encoded by the coding sequence ATGGCAGGCGCACCGAGCGACGCCGCCGCCCCCTTCGTCGACTTCCAGGACGTCTGGCTCGCCTACAACGAGGAACTGCTGCGCGAGAACCACTTCGCGGTCGAGGCGATCGACCTGAAGGTGAAACGCGGCGAATTCATCGCCATCGTCGGGCCCTCGGGCTGCGGCAAGTCGACCTTCATGAAGCTCACCACGGGCCTGAAGATGCCGTCGATGGGCAAGATCCGCATCGACGGCGCGCCCGTGACCGGGCCGCTCAAGATCTCGGGCATGGCATTCCAGGCGCCGTCGCTGTTGCCATGGCGCACCACCGTCGACAACGTGCTGCTGCCGCTGGAGATCGTCGAGCCCTACCGCTCGAACTTCAAGGCCAGGCGCAAGGAATACGTCGAGCGCGCGCGCAAGCTGCTGCAGAAGGTCGGCCTTGCGGGCTATGAAGACAAGTTTCCGTGGCAGCTCTCGGGCGGCATGCAGCAGCGCGCGAGCATCTGCCGCGCGCTCATCCACGAGCCCAAGATGCTGCTGCTGGACGAGCCCTTCGGCGCGCTCGACGCCTTCACGCGCGAGGAGCTGTGGTGCATCCTGCGCGACCTCTGGACCGAGCAGCAGTTCAACGTGATCCTGGTGACGCACGACCTGCGCGAGTCGGTGTTCCTGGCCGACACGGTGTATGTGATGAGCAAGAGCCCGGGCCGCTTCGTGGTCAAGCGCGAGATCGATCTGCCGCGTCCGCGCGAACTCGAACTCACCTACACGAAGGAGTTCACCGACATCGTGCTGGAGCTGCGCGGACACATCGGCGCGATCCGCAGCAAGGTGGTCGCATGA